Part of the Bradyrhizobium sp. AZCC 1721 genome, AAGCATTTCCCGTCCAAGGCCGCGCTCTATGCCGAAATCCTCGCCGAGGAGTGCGAGGCCGATCCGGATTTCGCGCACCTGCTCGGCCAGCAGCCTTCGACTGCCACACTGGTTGAGCTGGTCAAGGGCATGGTTGGCCATTTCATGGAGGTGTCGGACGGCTCGGATCAGGAGGAAGCGCAGCGGCTGCGGCTGATGACGACCAGCCATCTCGATGACGGCGAGTTCGCGCGTTTGCTCTATGACAAGGTCGCCGGCCTGATCGGGCCGGTGTTCACCGCGTCGATCGAGCGCGCTGTAACGGCCGGCGACGCGGCGCGGATCGGCAGCGATCCGCTCAACCTGTTCTGGTTCGCGCACCACACCGTGCTGATGGCGGCGCTGACGAGGCTTCCGCCCGTGCCCTGTCTTTCTTACGGCAACGCCGCCGACCTGGAGCGGCAGTTGTGTCAATTCATCCTGCGCGGCATCGGACTTACCGAAGCCGCAATTGCTTCTCATCTGGACGGCGAGCTGTCACCGAATTCGGGACAATCGGTAACTGCAGAAAGTGCATGAC contains:
- a CDS encoding TetR/AcrR family transcriptional regulator produces the protein MSTLRMTSDLRRQLILSAAKRCFARHGFAGTTTKSVAAAAAISEGLLFKHFPSKAALYAEILAEECEADPDFAHLLGQQPSTATLVELVKGMVGHFMEVSDGSDQEEAQRLRLMTTSHLDDGEFARLLYDKVAGLIGPVFTASIERAVTAGDAARIGSDPLNLFWFAHHTVLMAALTRLPPVPCLSYGNAADLERQLCQFILRGIGLTEAAIASHLDGELSPNSGQSVTAESA